In the Staphylococcus condimenti genome, one interval contains:
- a CDS encoding ABC transporter permease subunit (The N-terminal region of this protein, as described by TIGR01726, is a three transmembrane segment that identifies a subfamily of ABC transporter permease subunits, which specificities that include histidine, arginine, glutamine, glutamate, L-cystine (sic), the opines (in Agrobacterium) octopine and nopaline, etc.), with protein MTSNKLFKTLVTVTCLLLTFTLVFGSFGSKANAASQDKTWEKIKKRGVLKVGLSADYAPLEFESHKNGKREYVGIDIEIAKKIAKDNGLKLEIVNMNFDSLLGALKTGKIDMIISGMTPTPERKKEVDFSDSYLKSGQTMVVKKTNIDKYKSLKDFANKRIGAQKQTTQEELAKNEIENADIQSMTRLPEVIMALKSGKTDGAIIEGPVAEAYLQQNPELGFAKVKFSEPDKDTCIALPKESPVFLDKLNTSIKDIKDKGLIDKYKETAAQAMEDDGNFFTKYSSFFVTGIKNTILISIIGVVLGAVFGALLALMKLSTFKPLKWLATIYIEFIRGTPLLVQVFLVFFGTTAALGLNISAMICGMIAMVINCSAYIAEIIRAGINAVDKGQTEASRSLGLSYGQTMKTIILPQAIKNILPALGNEFVTVIKESSIVSVIGVSEIMFNAQVVQGASFDPFTPLLVAAILYFILTFVLSRVMYFFEGRMKVSD; from the coding sequence TGACAAGTAATAAATTATTTAAAACATTAGTAACCGTAACTTGTTTGCTTTTGACATTTACTTTAGTTTTTGGAAGTTTTGGATCTAAAGCAAACGCAGCATCACAAGATAAAACATGGGAAAAAATCAAAAAGAGAGGTGTGTTAAAGGTTGGATTATCAGCTGATTATGCACCGTTAGAATTTGAAAGTCATAAAAACGGAAAGCGTGAGTATGTAGGTATAGATATAGAAATTGCTAAAAAAATCGCAAAAGATAACGGGTTGAAATTAGAAATTGTGAACATGAACTTTGACAGTTTGTTAGGTGCTTTAAAGACTGGGAAAATAGATATGATTATTTCAGGAATGACGCCCACACCAGAGCGTAAAAAAGAAGTAGACTTTTCTGATTCATATTTAAAATCTGGACAGACTATGGTCGTGAAAAAGACAAATATCGATAAGTACAAATCTTTAAAGGACTTTGCAAACAAACGTATAGGTGCACAAAAACAGACAACACAAGAAGAACTTGCAAAAAACGAAATTGAAAATGCAGACATACAATCAATGACACGTTTGCCAGAAGTAATAATGGCTTTAAAAAGCGGAAAAACAGATGGTGCGATTATTGAAGGACCTGTGGCAGAAGCATATTTACAACAAAATCCTGAACTCGGTTTTGCAAAAGTAAAATTTTCAGAGCCAGATAAAGATACTTGTATCGCTTTGCCAAAAGAATCACCTGTATTCTTAGATAAATTAAATACCTCAATTAAAGATATCAAAGATAAAGGGTTAATAGATAAATATAAAGAAACTGCAGCGCAAGCTATGGAAGATGATGGGAACTTCTTTACAAAATACAGCTCATTTTTTGTGACTGGTATTAAAAATACAATTTTAATCTCGATTATAGGAGTAGTCTTAGGTGCTGTTTTCGGTGCATTACTTGCATTGATGAAATTAAGTACATTTAAGCCTTTAAAATGGTTAGCAACAATTTATATAGAATTCATTAGAGGTACACCATTACTTGTTCAAGTATTCTTAGTTTTCTTCGGTACAACAGCTGCATTAGGATTGAATATTTCGGCAATGATATGCGGAATGATTGCCATGGTTATTAACTGTTCAGCCTATATTGCTGAAATTATTAGAGCAGGTATCAACGCGGTGGATAAGGGACAAACTGAAGCATCCAGAAGTTTAGGGTTGAGTTATGGTCAAACGATGAAAACGATTATTTTACCTCAAGCGATCAAGAATATTTTACCAGCCTTAGGTAATGAGTTTGTCACAGTTATAAAAGAATCATCAATTGTATCAGTAATTGGAGTTAGTGAAATCATGTTTAATGCGCAAGTAGTTCAGGGGGCATCTTTTGATCCATTTACACCTTTATTAGTTGCAGCAATTTTATACTTCATTTTGACATTTGTTTTATCAAGAGTGATGTATTTCTTTGAAGGGAGAATGAAAGTCAGTGATTAA